In Brevibacillus brevis, a genomic segment contains:
- a CDS encoding VOC family protein → MATNNIFVNLPVKDLNKTKEFFSKVGFEFNPQFTNEQAACMVISDNIFAMLLVEEFFHSFIQPTKKAIADASQTTEVIVALSADSRDEVNELVNRALEAGAKPYSDPVDHGFMYSWSFQDPDGHLWEVVFMEPSTIQQ, encoded by the coding sequence TTGGCAACCAACAATATTTTCGTCAATCTCCCCGTGAAAGACTTGAACAAAACGAAGGAGTTTTTCTCCAAGGTCGGCTTCGAGTTCAACCCGCAGTTCACCAACGAGCAGGCAGCCTGCATGGTCATCAGCGACAACATCTTCGCCATGCTGCTCGTAGAAGAGTTCTTCCACAGCTTCATCCAGCCCACCAAGAAAGCGATCGCCGATGCCAGCCAAACCACCGAGGTGATCGTAGCGCTGTCCGCAGACAGCCGGGACGAGGTGAACGAGCTCGTCAACCGGGCGCTCGAAGCGGGCGCGAAGCCGTACAGCGATCCCGTCGACCACGGCTTCATGTACAGCTGGAGCTTCCAGGATCCGGACGGGCATCTGTGGGAAGTGGTGTTCATGGAACCGAGCACGATTCAACAGTAA
- a CDS encoding hydroxymethylglutaryl-CoA reductase, degradative: MATSRVSGFYKLSPEERLEKVAEARQLSAEEKQILSGATAFPLRTANSMIENVVGVMSIPLGIATNFKINGVDRFIPMATEEASVVAAASNAARTAYDLGGFHTSLSGSIMRGQIQVVDLSDPYGAMARIYEHKQEILDRCNAKDPTLVSLGGGAIDVEVHVIERAKQPMVVLHLLVDTRDAMGANAVNTMAEAVAPYVEEITSGRVVLRIISNLADRRLVRARAVFSTEQLGGEEVVDNIIRAYEFAECDPYRATTHNKGIMNGISAVVLATGNDTRAVEAGAHAYASVSGRYRSLTRWERNREGNLVGTIEVPMAVGIVGGATKSHPTARLALKVMGIQNAEELAGAIAAVGLAQNLAAMRALAAEGIQKGHMALHARNLAMMAGAHDDQIDQIVRQAIEEKDVRYDRILELTKQLQGGAAHGH, encoded by the coding sequence ATGGCGACGAGTCGAGTTTCGGGATTTTACAAGCTCTCACCGGAAGAGAGACTGGAGAAAGTTGCGGAGGCGCGGCAGCTGAGCGCGGAAGAGAAGCAAATATTGTCGGGAGCCACGGCTTTTCCGCTGCGCACGGCCAATTCGATGATCGAAAACGTGGTTGGCGTCATGTCCATTCCACTGGGCATTGCGACCAACTTCAAGATCAACGGGGTAGACCGGTTTATTCCGATGGCAACTGAGGAAGCGTCTGTCGTGGCGGCTGCCAGCAATGCTGCCCGGACCGCTTACGATCTGGGCGGCTTTCACACTTCGCTGAGCGGCTCCATCATGCGCGGGCAAATCCAGGTAGTCGACCTGTCAGATCCATACGGCGCAATGGCTCGCATCTACGAGCACAAACAGGAAATTCTGGATCGCTGCAACGCCAAAGACCCGACGCTTGTCTCGCTGGGCGGCGGAGCCATCGATGTCGAAGTGCACGTGATCGAGCGGGCAAAGCAACCGATGGTCGTGCTGCATCTGCTCGTCGATACCCGTGACGCGATGGGCGCGAACGCCGTGAACACGATGGCGGAAGCGGTAGCCCCTTATGTCGAAGAGATCACGTCCGGCCGCGTGGTGCTGCGCATCATTTCCAACCTTGCCGACCGGCGTCTCGTCCGTGCCCGCGCCGTTTTCTCGACGGAGCAGCTGGGTGGCGAAGAAGTCGTGGACAACATCATCCGTGCCTACGAGTTTGCCGAATGCGATCCGTACCGTGCGACCACACACAACAAAGGGATCATGAACGGCATATCCGCGGTCGTCCTGGCTACCGGAAACGACACCCGGGCCGTGGAAGCAGGGGCGCACGCATATGCGTCTGTATCCGGCCGCTACCGTTCGCTGACCCGCTGGGAGCGCAACCGCGAAGGGAATCTCGTCGGGACGATCGAGGTGCCAATGGCAGTCGGGATCGTAGGCGGAGCGACCAAATCGCATCCGACAGCTCGCCTCGCCCTGAAAGTGATGGGAATTCAAAACGCCGAGGAGCTGGCTGGGGCCATCGCGGCGGTCGGTTTGGCGCAAAACCTCGCCGCCATGCGCGCGCTGGCTGCGGAAGGAATCCAGAAGGGACACATGGCTCTGCACGCCCGCAACCTCGCCATGATGGCAGGTGCGCATGACGACCAGATCGATCAAATCGTCCGACAAGCTATCGAGGAGAAGGACGTGCGCTACGACCGGATCCTGGAGCTGACCAAGCAATTGCAAGGGGGGGCCGCCCATGGCCACTGA
- a CDS encoding helix-turn-helix transcriptional regulator, whose translation MEQAHRERLQELAQFLKTRRDRLTPEQAGLPSEGRRRTPGLRRGEVAQLSGVSVDWYTWLEQGRDIQVSAQVVESIARALQLDADERKHFYRLALQQLPSGQAPAENVITIQLQRFLDRQGASPAYVTDPQLNIVGWNKAACLIYGDYEAMSLRERNSVWRTFTSPYVRQLLRENWENHARHRLAQFRASYGDYIGDSGWIELIEDVSRVSEEFRAWWPQHDVLSGPEGRKIIHHPSAGLLVFEQLLFHAADSPHLVVTVNLPADEETEGKVRELLGGA comes from the coding sequence GTGGAACAGGCACATCGCGAGCGGCTGCAAGAGCTCGCTCAATTTTTAAAGACGCGGCGCGACCGCTTGACACCCGAGCAGGCTGGGCTGCCGAGCGAAGGCAGAAGGCGCACGCCCGGGCTGCGGCGAGGGGAAGTGGCGCAGCTTTCAGGCGTAAGCGTAGATTGGTACACGTGGCTGGAGCAGGGAAGAGACATCCAGGTCTCCGCCCAAGTCGTCGAGAGCATCGCACGGGCTCTCCAGCTTGACGCCGATGAACGCAAGCATTTTTATCGTTTGGCGCTGCAGCAGCTGCCTTCCGGCCAGGCGCCCGCCGAGAACGTCATCACTATACAGCTCCAGCGCTTCCTCGATCGGCAGGGAGCAAGTCCCGCCTACGTGACCGATCCGCAGCTGAATATCGTGGGATGGAACAAGGCAGCCTGCCTGATTTACGGAGATTACGAGGCGATGTCCTTGCGTGAGCGCAATTCGGTATGGCGGACGTTTACATCGCCCTATGTGCGACAGCTGCTTCGGGAAAACTGGGAGAATCACGCCAGGCATCGGCTTGCCCAGTTTCGGGCAAGCTACGGCGACTACATCGGCGATTCGGGATGGATCGAGCTGATCGAGGACGTAAGCCGGGTCAGCGAAGAGTTTCGCGCGTGGTGGCCCCAGCACGATGTCCTGAGCGGCCCCGAAGGCCGGAAAATCATTCATCACCCGTCGGCGGGATTGCTGGTATTCGAGCAATTATTGTTTCATGCGGCGGATTCCCCTCACCTGGTCGTCACCGTCAATTTGCCGGCCGATGAGGAAACGGAAGGGAAAGTACGCGAGCTCCTAGGAGGAGCCTGA
- a CDS encoding 2,3-butanediol dehydrogenase, whose product MKALRWHGVKDLRLETITEPQARKGQVKIRVEWCGICGSDLHEYVAGPIFIPEGTAHPLTNEKAPIVMGHEFSGQVVEIGEGVSSLKVGDRVVVEPVFACGTCPACRQGKYNLCEQMGFLGLAGGGGGFSEYVAVDEHMVHKIPDSVSYEQGALVEPSAVALYAVRSSQLKVGDKTVVFGAGPIGLLVMEALKASGAAEIYAVELSPERKRKAEELGAIVIDPKECDVVQEIHKRTGGGADIAFEVTGVPPVLTQAIESTKIAGQIMIVSIFEREAPIKPNHIVMKERTMTGIIGYRDVFPAVISLMEKGFFPAEKLVTQRIKLDEVVDKGFEALLKEKNQVKILVTPKQ is encoded by the coding sequence ATGAAGGCTTTGCGATGGCATGGAGTAAAAGACTTGCGGTTGGAAACGATTACGGAACCACAAGCGCGCAAAGGGCAAGTAAAAATCAGGGTGGAATGGTGCGGCATTTGCGGCAGCGACCTGCACGAATATGTAGCCGGTCCCATTTTCATCCCGGAAGGAACCGCCCACCCGCTCACAAACGAAAAGGCCCCGATCGTGATGGGGCATGAATTTTCCGGACAAGTCGTGGAGATCGGGGAAGGTGTCTCCTCACTCAAAGTGGGCGACCGCGTCGTCGTGGAGCCGGTCTTCGCGTGCGGGACATGCCCGGCTTGCCGGCAGGGCAAATACAACCTTTGCGAACAAATGGGCTTCCTCGGCCTTGCTGGCGGCGGCGGCGGCTTCTCGGAATACGTCGCAGTCGATGAACACATGGTCCACAAAATCCCGGACAGCGTCTCCTATGAGCAGGGCGCTCTGGTCGAGCCATCCGCTGTCGCCCTTTACGCTGTTCGTTCAAGCCAGCTGAAGGTCGGTGACAAAACCGTCGTATTTGGCGCAGGTCCCATCGGCTTGCTCGTCATGGAAGCGCTGAAGGCTTCCGGCGCCGCGGAAATTTACGCGGTCGAGCTGTCGCCGGAACGCAAGCGCAAAGCAGAAGAGCTGGGCGCTATCGTCATCGATCCGAAAGAGTGCGATGTCGTCCAGGAGATCCACAAACGGACAGGCGGCGGCGCCGACATCGCCTTCGAAGTGACCGGGGTTCCTCCCGTACTCACCCAAGCGATCGAATCGACCAAAATCGCCGGCCAGATCATGATTGTCAGCATCTTCGAAAGAGAGGCGCCGATCAAACCGAATCACATCGTCATGAAGGAGCGGACCATGACGGGCATCATCGGCTACCGCGATGTTTTTCCGGCGGTCATCAGCCTGATGGAAAAAGGCTTCTTCCCTGCCGAGAAGCTGGTTACCCAGCGAATCAAACTCGACGAAGTGGTCGATAAGGGCTTTGAAGCTTTGCTGAAAGAGAAAAACCAAGTGAAAATTCTCGTCACTCCCAAGCAGTAA
- a CDS encoding MFS transporter, translating to MEKEPTIASAKPLNSSNNAVLLGLSLGYFMVLLDTTVVSVALPAIRADLGGGMDGLKWVVNAYTIVFAGLLLTMGSLADRLGAKRVYSYGLALFLVASALSAAASSLWMLIGLRALLGVGGAALMPASLSLLAHAYPVPAERARALGVWAAVTGLAMAAGPVVGGILVDSLGWRSIFLLQVPIAAVSLLMTARLVRETERKPQRSLDLPGQISIIVAIAAWSFVLMEGESYGWDSPVMLTGFGLALLSTALFLAFERKGSTPMLPLGLFRIPTVSAGMAAGMAINVGLSGILFMLPLYFQQIRGFSAHLSGLALLPLTIPLAVNPIFTGRITGRIGARLPMTFGFCLTAAGTLLQAWPEANAGFVMTLVGLVLVGFGVSFTIPPLMTAVLSAVPRELSGTASGALNSSRQLGATFGVAVVGSVLGSSGSFLAGMQVSLLFLAALLLGAAILSFACIGRSKA from the coding sequence TTGGAAAAAGAACCGACAATCGCATCCGCAAAGCCGCTGAATTCCTCGAACAACGCCGTCTTGCTCGGGCTCTCGCTCGGCTACTTCATGGTCCTCCTGGACACGACCGTCGTCAGCGTCGCGCTCCCCGCGATTCGAGCCGACCTCGGAGGAGGAATGGACGGCCTCAAGTGGGTGGTCAATGCGTACACCATCGTCTTTGCCGGCCTGCTGCTGACGATGGGCTCGCTGGCCGACAGACTGGGAGCCAAACGGGTCTACAGCTATGGGCTGGCCTTGTTTCTCGTCGCATCGGCCCTTTCAGCGGCAGCCTCGTCCCTGTGGATGCTGATCGGCCTTCGCGCCCTGCTGGGCGTGGGCGGTGCCGCCTTGATGCCCGCTTCGCTCTCCCTGCTCGCCCATGCGTATCCTGTGCCCGCCGAGCGTGCTCGCGCTCTCGGCGTCTGGGCCGCCGTGACAGGGCTCGCGATGGCTGCCGGTCCGGTCGTTGGCGGCATTCTCGTCGATTCGCTCGGCTGGCGCAGCATCTTCCTGCTCCAAGTCCCGATTGCCGCCGTCAGCTTGCTCATGACGGCACGGCTCGTACGGGAAACGGAGCGCAAGCCGCAGCGAAGCCTGGACCTGCCTGGGCAAATCAGTATCATCGTCGCGATCGCAGCATGGTCCTTCGTCCTGATGGAGGGGGAATCGTACGGATGGGACTCCCCCGTCATGCTCACAGGATTCGGTCTGGCCCTCCTAAGCACGGCCTTGTTTTTGGCCTTCGAACGGAAAGGAAGCACGCCGATGCTGCCGCTCGGGCTCTTCCGCATTCCGACCGTCTCCGCCGGAATGGCGGCGGGAATGGCGATCAACGTCGGGCTGTCCGGCATTTTGTTCATGCTGCCCTTGTACTTTCAGCAAATCCGCGGATTTTCCGCTCACCTGTCTGGGCTCGCCCTTTTGCCGCTGACGATTCCGCTGGCCGTAAATCCCATTTTTACCGGGCGAATCACGGGACGGATCGGCGCCCGCCTCCCGATGACCTTCGGCTTTTGCCTGACCGCAGCGGGGACGCTTTTGCAAGCATGGCCGGAGGCGAATGCGGGCTTTGTCATGACGCTCGTCGGACTGGTGCTCGTCGGATTCGGCGTGTCGTTCACCATTCCCCCGCTGATGACAGCCGTCCTCTCCGCAGTTCCGAGAGAGCTGAGCGGCACGGCGTCCGGAGCGTTGAACAGCAGCCGGCAGCTCGGCGCGACCTTCGGGGTAGCCGTCGTCGGTTCGGTCCTGGGCAGCAGCGGGAGCTTTCTGGCCGGCATGCAAGTCTCTCTCCTCTTCTTGGCCGCCCTATTGCTTGGGGCAGCCATCCTCTCGTTCGCCTGTATCGGCAGAAGCAAGGCGTGA
- a CDS encoding LacI family DNA-binding transcriptional regulator: protein MATKKKVTIADVAKKAGVGIATVSRAINDSGGISPKTKALILQVIEEMGFTPDTSAQSLKVRQTNQIALAVPDIRNAIIPEIAWSVEQTAKQHGYRVLQINTSGNARTELETVREVKKLHVDGLIIMPLAYPKTLVEWINKASVPVSIINYGKKLDDRVKADVVSMARQEGRLVMEHLIKIGRTRIAYAGAPKDKIEERYFAYEQSLPHVDPSLVYFGEDFSFETGLRAAEYFYSLKNMPDAIYAVNDMVAIGIVNRFKELGIRVPEDVAVVGIDNNLWTTVTSPQISSVSIMGDEVARLATELLLKRIRENGAGEYERVQFEPRLIVRESSVAVIRQTPSGA from the coding sequence TTGGCCACGAAAAAGAAAGTAACGATCGCAGATGTAGCGAAGAAGGCAGGCGTCGGGATCGCCACCGTATCACGCGCCATCAACGACAGCGGCGGAATCAGCCCCAAGACAAAAGCGCTGATCCTGCAGGTGATCGAGGAAATGGGCTTCACGCCGGATACGTCGGCCCAGAGCCTGAAGGTGCGGCAAACGAACCAAATCGCGCTGGCCGTGCCAGATATCCGCAACGCCATCATTCCCGAAATCGCCTGGTCGGTGGAGCAGACCGCCAAGCAGCACGGTTACCGGGTCCTGCAAATCAACACCTCCGGCAACGCTCGCACGGAGCTGGAGACGGTTCGCGAGGTCAAAAAGCTGCACGTGGACGGGCTGATCATCATGCCGCTCGCCTATCCAAAGACTTTGGTGGAATGGATCAACAAAGCGAGCGTACCCGTCTCGATTATCAACTATGGGAAAAAGCTGGATGACAGGGTGAAAGCCGATGTGGTCAGCATGGCCCGGCAGGAAGGGCGTCTCGTCATGGAGCACCTGATCAAAATCGGCAGGACGCGGATCGCGTATGCCGGTGCTCCGAAGGACAAAATCGAGGAACGGTACTTTGCCTATGAGCAGTCTTTGCCGCACGTGGACCCGTCGCTCGTCTATTTTGGCGAGGATTTCTCGTTTGAAACAGGCTTGCGGGCAGCAGAATACTTCTACAGCCTGAAAAATATGCCGGATGCCATTTATGCGGTGAACGACATGGTGGCCATCGGCATCGTCAATCGGTTCAAGGAGCTGGGGATACGCGTTCCGGAGGATGTGGCGGTCGTGGGGATCGACAACAACTTGTGGACGACCGTCACGAGCCCGCAAATCAGCTCGGTCTCGATCATGGGCGATGAGGTGGCCCGCCTCGCTACCGAGCTGTTGCTGAAGCGGATTCGCGAGAACGGAGCGGGAGAATACGAGCGCGTCCAGTTTGAGCCCCGATTGATTGTGAGGGAGTCGAGCGTGGCTGTCATTCGCCAGACTCCCTCAGGGGCGTAG
- a CDS encoding hydroxymethylglutaryl-CoA lyase, which yields MSMDVKKLEAKPIKIKEVGPRDGLQNEATFVPTQDKIAWINALSRSGLAYIEVTSFVHPKWIPALADAVEVAAGIERAPGVTYAALVPNEKGLERALAAGVHEVSIFLSASETHNLKNINKTRTETYPILAETAKAALAAGKTVRGYVSTVFGCPYEGVVPVDDVIRVTEALLEMGVAEVSLGDTIGVAHPRQVQEVLEVLLRRFPADRLAMHFHDTRGMAMANVLVSLDMGMTTFDSSLGGLGGCPYAPGASGNIATDDLLYMLHGLGMQTGIDAEKLQAAARFIQEKMGRPLGSHSMQACQS from the coding sequence ATGAGCATGGATGTGAAAAAGCTGGAAGCGAAACCGATCAAGATCAAGGAAGTGGGGCCGCGGGACGGCCTGCAGAACGAAGCGACGTTCGTTCCGACGCAGGACAAGATCGCCTGGATCAACGCCCTGTCCCGCTCCGGTCTGGCTTACATCGAGGTGACCTCGTTTGTCCATCCCAAGTGGATCCCCGCCTTGGCGGACGCCGTGGAAGTGGCGGCGGGCATCGAGCGCGCGCCTGGAGTGACGTATGCGGCGCTCGTCCCGAATGAGAAGGGGCTGGAGCGTGCGTTGGCCGCAGGAGTCCATGAAGTGTCCATCTTCCTATCGGCCAGCGAGACGCACAATCTGAAAAACATCAACAAGACGCGGACTGAGACCTATCCGATCCTGGCGGAGACGGCAAAGGCAGCGCTGGCTGCGGGCAAAACGGTGCGGGGGTACGTCTCCACCGTATTCGGCTGCCCGTATGAAGGAGTTGTCCCGGTGGACGACGTAATTCGCGTCACGGAGGCGCTCCTGGAAATGGGCGTAGCGGAGGTCTCGCTCGGGGATACGATCGGAGTGGCCCACCCCCGGCAGGTTCAGGAAGTACTGGAAGTGCTGCTCCGGCGCTTCCCGGCGGACCGGCTGGCGATGCACTTCCACGACACGCGGGGCATGGCGATGGCGAACGTCCTGGTGTCCCTGGACATGGGGATGACGACCTTCGACAGCTCGCTCGGCGGACTGGGCGGCTGCCCGTACGCTCCCGGCGCGTCGGGGAACATCGCGACGGACGACCTGTTGTACATGCTGCACGGACTTGGCATGCAGACCGGGATCGATGCGGAGAAGCTGCAAGCAGCGGCCCGGTTCATTCAGGAAAAAATGGGACGCCCTCTGGGGAGCCACAGTATGCAGGCGTGTCAGTCCTGA
- a CDS encoding tripartite tricarboxylate transporter permease yields MSVLVISILLALAGAIIFSLIGLVSGTDETAIMVPFTLLVILLGAPPEAVFSFFMAAVLAKHLTHAIPTALMGIPGDTTAVPLIDHASSLRRLGVPHVALRKMLSGGLIGAFIALPTAVLFGQFLGQFADFFKSSSGLIFTLAAILIAYFSKGKWVSVLMIIPFAFFIKSIDTFSFSVVEKHLSTSFFLGIAIGPMLSDILFSLSPAARKGLVRSSAKEYHLAPETKSWRGYFPNPFRVLTGRQTAYTAATSFVSSLTFAFSPVGMTSLMGEIVGSRNKGVYKKASSSLASMNGVTESTYIAEAIIPLLAFGIPLSPVALGPASPLFNAPPVFTSEPVNNLHNMLTPWEFFLYGLIGLVIAALIAYPFAMNYARRATVFVMKNISQEAIVGMFIGLACLLAFHEAQLVGVMLTLTMAAVGGLLNRVLGVSSGVQFMIFYGSTYMMSKLLGV; encoded by the coding sequence ATGAGCGTACTTGTGATATCCATTTTGCTCGCACTGGCGGGCGCCATTATCTTTTCCTTGATCGGCTTAGTTTCGGGCACAGATGAAACCGCTATCATGGTGCCGTTCACCTTGCTCGTCATCTTGCTCGGAGCGCCGCCGGAAGCCGTATTCTCCTTTTTTATGGCGGCTGTCTTGGCCAAGCATCTCACGCATGCGATCCCGACAGCGCTCATGGGAATCCCCGGCGATACCACCGCAGTGCCGCTGATCGACCACGCGTCGTCCCTGCGCCGCCTCGGAGTGCCTCACGTGGCTTTGCGCAAAATGCTCTCCGGCGGCCTGATCGGAGCGTTTATCGCCCTGCCGACTGCCGTGCTGTTCGGACAGTTCTTGGGGCAGTTCGCGGACTTTTTCAAATCGTCATCCGGCCTGATTTTCACGCTGGCTGCGATCCTGATCGCCTATTTCTCCAAAGGAAAATGGGTAAGCGTCCTGATGATCATCCCGTTTGCCTTTTTCATCAAGAGCATCGACACGTTCAGCTTCAGCGTGGTGGAAAAGCATCTGAGCACCAGCTTTTTTCTGGGCATCGCGATCGGGCCCATGCTTTCGGACATTTTGTTTTCCTTGTCCCCGGCCGCACGGAAAGGACTGGTTCGTTCGTCCGCGAAGGAATACCACCTCGCGCCGGAGACGAAATCGTGGAGGGGGTATTTCCCGAATCCGTTCCGCGTCCTGACAGGCAGGCAAACCGCGTATACAGCGGCGACCTCCTTCGTCTCCTCGCTGACCTTCGCCTTTAGTCCAGTCGGGATGACGTCCCTGATGGGCGAGATCGTCGGCTCGCGCAACAAAGGCGTGTACAAAAAGGCCAGCTCCAGCCTGGCGTCCATGAACGGCGTGACCGAGTCGACCTACATCGCCGAGGCGATCATTCCGCTCCTGGCCTTCGGCATCCCGCTCAGTCCGGTGGCCCTCGGTCCGGCATCGCCGCTGTTCAACGCGCCGCCCGTCTTTACGAGCGAACCGGTCAACAACCTGCACAATATGCTAACCCCGTGGGAGTTCTTTTTGTACGGCCTGATCGGGCTGGTCATCGCCGCCCTGATCGCCTACCCGTTTGCCATGAACTACGCCCGCAGAGCGACGGTGTTCGTCATGAAAAACATCAGCCAGGAAGCGATCGTCGGCATGTTCATCGGGCTCGCCTGCCTGCTCGCCTTCCACGAGGCGCAGCTCGTCGGCGTGATGCTGACCTTGACGATGGCGGCGGTAGGCGGACTTTTGAACCGCGTCCTGGGCGTGAGCTCCGGTGTGCAGTTCATGATTTTCTACGGATCCACTTACATGATGTCAAAACTGCTGGGAGTATGA
- a CDS encoding ABC transporter ATP-binding protein, translating into MRVYATYIKKYGVVFCISLVFLALEALCDLLQPTIMSRIVDVGVAQRDLNYVLSTGGLMLGVTAVGAVAASMRNVLSTYVSQNFGAQLRSDLFKKVQSLSFANIDRFDRASLVTRLTNDVNQVQVFVNGMMRIFVKAPLMCIGGLFMAAQLNLELSVVLAVVVPIVGLFIFLNMKIGFPFFMKVQQALDKVNGVMREYLSGVRVVKAFNRFDFEVAKFSEANEELQAKSVMATRMMSIFSPAIMLTVNLGIVAVLWMGGMAAERGDMQVGHIIAFTNYMTQILFSLMMISMVFNMFVRAKASAGRIGEVFAEENRMTWKESAPPEAGAGGRIDFENVSFSYEGADGEPVLKNISFSCLPGETVGIIGSTGSGKSSLVGLIPRFYDVTAGTVRVNGQDVRDIDPKRLREKMAIVPQQTMLFTGTVTENLRWGKEDATFEEIERAAKMAQAHDFLARTPDGYETRVGQGGINFSGGQKQRLSIARALVRNPEILILDDSTSAVDVATEAKIKEALREYARGLTCILIAQRITSVMDADKIVVLDRGELVGIGTHASLLASCRVYQEIFQSQLGREVQ; encoded by the coding sequence ATGCGTGTATATGCCACATACATCAAAAAATACGGGGTCGTCTTCTGCATCTCCCTCGTCTTTCTAGCATTGGAAGCGCTGTGCGATTTGCTGCAGCCGACGATCATGTCGCGCATCGTGGATGTGGGGGTAGCGCAGCGGGATTTGAACTACGTGCTCTCGACCGGCGGGCTGATGCTCGGTGTGACGGCGGTCGGGGCGGTCGCCGCTTCGATGCGGAATGTGCTGTCCACCTACGTCTCGCAAAACTTCGGCGCGCAGCTGCGGTCTGATTTATTTAAAAAAGTGCAATCGCTTTCTTTTGCGAACATCGACCGGTTCGACCGGGCGTCCCTGGTGACGCGGCTCACTAATGACGTCAATCAGGTGCAAGTGTTCGTGAACGGCATGATGCGCATTTTCGTCAAGGCGCCGCTCATGTGCATCGGCGGCCTGTTCATGGCGGCGCAGCTCAACCTGGAGCTGTCCGTCGTCCTGGCGGTGGTCGTGCCGATCGTCGGGCTGTTCATCTTTCTCAATATGAAGATCGGCTTCCCTTTCTTCATGAAAGTGCAGCAGGCGCTCGACAAGGTCAACGGCGTGATGCGTGAGTATTTGTCCGGGGTGCGGGTAGTCAAGGCGTTCAACCGCTTTGATTTCGAGGTGGCCAAGTTCAGCGAGGCCAACGAAGAGCTGCAGGCCAAATCGGTTATGGCTACGCGCATGATGTCCATTTTCAGCCCGGCGATTATGCTGACGGTCAATCTGGGCATCGTCGCGGTTTTGTGGATGGGCGGCATGGCGGCAGAGCGGGGCGATATGCAGGTCGGCCACATCATCGCCTTTACCAATTACATGACGCAGATTCTCTTTTCGCTCATGATGATTTCCATGGTGTTCAACATGTTCGTCCGGGCCAAAGCGTCCGCCGGGCGGATCGGGGAAGTCTTCGCGGAAGAGAACCGGATGACCTGGAAGGAGAGCGCTCCGCCAGAAGCAGGCGCGGGGGGACGCATCGACTTCGAGAACGTTTCTTTTTCGTACGAGGGAGCGGATGGGGAGCCGGTCCTGAAAAACATCTCGTTTTCGTGTCTGCCCGGGGAGACGGTCGGGATCATCGGCTCGACGGGATCGGGGAAAAGCAGCCTGGTCGGGCTGATCCCGCGCTTTTACGACGTGACGGCAGGGACGGTCCGCGTCAACGGGCAAGACGTGCGCGACATCGATCCGAAGCGGCTGCGGGAAAAAATGGCCATCGTGCCGCAGCAGACGATGCTGTTTACAGGCACAGTCACGGAAAACCTCCGCTGGGGGAAAGAAGACGCGACATTCGAAGAGATCGAGCGGGCGGCGAAAATGGCCCAGGCGCACGACTTCTTGGCCCGTACACCCGACGGATACGAGACGCGGGTAGGGCAGGGCGGAATCAACTTCTCCGGGGGCCAAAAGCAGCGCCTCTCGATTGCTCGCGCGCTGGTGCGCAATCCGGAAATCCTCATCCTCGACGACAGCACGAGCGCGGTGGACGTGGCGACGGAGGCGAAGATCAAGGAAGCGCTGCGGGAGTACGCCCGGGGACTGACGTGCATTCTCATCGCTCAGCGGATCACCTCGGTGATGGATGCCGACAAGATCGTCGTGCTTGACCGAGGAGAGCTGGTAGGCATCGGGACGCATGCGAGCCTTCTTGCGTCTTGCCGCGTCTACCAGGAGATCTTCCAGTCTCAGCTCGGCAGGGAGGTGCAGTAA